The sequence TCATGTAAATACACTTGAGAACCAGTTTACCTTGAGGTTTCACATCACGTGGCTACAGAATAACTGAAACACAATTATGCCTTTGTCCTGTAAAGGGAAAAACTACAAACAAGTAAGAAGTTTgcaatcaacatatatttatatagcgccagcgaattctgtagcgctttacaattgggaacaaacattaataagacaatactgggtaatgcatacagacagagaggtaagagaaccctgctcgcaagcttacaatctataggatattGACTCTATAGGATAATTAATGCAATCAAAGAATAATGAAAGGTTTTTGGTGTTCTAAAGTAAACCTTTTCTAAATGTTTACTGGGCATAACCTCATGAATCTCATTACTATAGTTTCAGTtgagtcatttagaaaaaaagaagCAATTTTGTTTTACTGTTGTGTAAAATCCATAAAACTTAATctggaaaatagaaaaataagtgTCATGATTCACGCaaaactaaggctgggtacacagtacagaattttccaaccaatgttatctacaacgattttacaaacgactggggaaaaaaaaagtcttgattggcatgccgattcatgcgtacacattatacatgttttgaaagatTTACCCTtgggatctgtgctcttcaactgtcataaccatcagctgaaaagatcataactctgtaaactctatggagatcctgatcgtgagtgcctACCATTGCAACATTGGAAGGATGTCGATCCATAgctgaatgagatttatagttctgctgaaaaATCAAAGCAAACAATGGTTGGTGCTTTGGAACAACTATCGTTCATCGACTTGGTGTACAagctaatgcaatatcaggctgaacggtcgtttatcgtgtgattggcccgataattggttgaaaacaatgtagtgtgtatccagcctaacaCATACAGGTTGCAGACTAGTGTGAAATCTAAATGCAGCTGGGAAACATATACTTATCTCTGTCACTCTGACCTCACTTGTCATCAGAGGTAACCATATCATTCATTATGGTGTCCAATTTACTGTCTTTTGTTTATAAAGCAACAGCATATTATGCAGATCTGTAGATTGATACAGATTtaaatacaatgacatgaaacagaaggtgaaGATGGCTCTGCCTAATTAAGCTTACAGTCTGAGTCGTTAGATGTTCAAACACTGTTTAAGCAATAATTGcttcatttttcttcctctgtcaaatttACCTAAGTTAATGATTAGTCTGCCCTCATAAAACACCTGGTCCCACACCATCCCCATGCAGCATCCTATGTCAGACAGGATCACCCCATAAAACATAGTTGTATCGGCTAACTTTTCTgttattcaaaaaaaaaaaaaagtacataattaTATGAACATAAATTAATAATGTGTTAACTAAAtgctatttttcttaaaaacaaaacaaacctatTACTAATGTATGGTGATGAATATTGCACCACATGCTGTAAAACAAACGAATACAAGAAGTCATCTCTGAGTTTTGTGACCCTCATAAAAGAATTTCACCTGCAGCTTAGTGTTTTTTATATGGTCCGGGAAATTCTTGGGGACTTCTGATATTTAACACTAGAGAGGGTGCATCCCATGTATCCTTTAGAAAAACAAAAGCATTTGATTTCTAATATACTAGAATGAAGACATAACTTATGTAATTATTAGACCTTTTCATGTTttgaattcattattttttttttcaatatcagTAGATATGATCTGCTCAGAATGCAGTGAGTATAGTAAGTTATACTATGCAGCAGGGAGAGTCACACAAGTTACTAGTTTTTACACTGCAGTTGGAAGGCCTTGCCGTAATTGTTTGAAACTAAGACTTGCTCACacttggcacaatatgttgatttttttttttctttttctggcgTGCAGGGTTTTCAACATCTCCATGTTATATCTCCTGAGTAGGGTTTGATATTAGTAGCTCTATGCTAACAGATGGGTCATTAAATAATTAGGATTTTTCTTtattgttaacaaacttttcgAGTTAGGCTACCAAAATATGGATGCACTTCCAACACAGGTTAAGTGGCTGTAACCATTGTGAAAATAAGTCACTGCACCGAATAAGacttcacattttaatttttgcatgtgtttgACTTGTTGCGCGGCAgttcttttttaaatgtatttttaatgcacCTTGTTCCATTTCAATGCTTCTGACGCATGTCTATGTGCATTGTAAACTTTGTTGcggttaaaaaaaacatttaccgaTGTGTCTGGtgtgaaaaacaaaattctgttTTGTCAaagatgcatttttttattttttttttaaaacttgaaatTGAACACATTAGTAGTGCATATCAAACAGAATATGGGTTATGTTTGTTTTCTACCTGCGTTTTTGTATATACCAGAAATTACGTCTCCTAAAGCTGGGTTTTactaacaactgaaagtcccgatcagcatgcctattcatgcgtacacactgagtAGTGTTATGAGTAAAAGTAACacagcctgcgcattattaccgttataatggtaataatgctctttattaccgttattgcggtagttCCAACGCCGGCTTTttagaaagccgggttaaaactaccgcaatagctgtaatagttttaacgccgcaggaatatggggggaattgaattcccccctgtaTATTGATGCAGGGacagcagatatctgtacagtgtgtacaaaCATCATTTAAATATAGGACTGAAACTCTGCGCACATAACGTCCTCAAACATACATCCAGAAACGGGAAATACCATCATGGCCATTCAttgctttgtgtatagtgtatttTTGGCAACTCCGTTCACAACTGTACACTTGTTACgatttattgaaatataataaTCAACCCTTCAAATAAACGAAAAGCTTGTGCTTTGTTGCTTCTCGTCATAGCACGAACGCTGCAAACACTCAACCGTAGGAAAGGAAGAAAGAATCAGACTTGCGCAGAAGAGAGGCGTCGTTGTTAGAGGAACTATCAGCAGAATTGTCAGGCAGACTTGTGCGTACATAGACACTGCAGAATTGCAACTAaattgttccatcatttatagtgatttttagtccctgttataaaatcaaatcaaacaatacgatgtgctttggtatgatgaaacatgatcgttggagcactaatgcgatatcggacttAACGACCAGATAATTGGGTaaaaaacctatagtgtgtaccccgCTTATCTCCTTGTATTGTTGGAATGTAACTAGTATTGTTTTCAAAGTCAATATTGTCTCCAAAAACTAATGTTCGATTGGGCATCTATTATTTCATCTGTCAGTAATGTATATGCTAGTTTTTGAACAAAAGTACATATAGCCCATATGTGTACACTTGGCATATAGCCCATATGTGTACACTTGGCATATAGCCCATATGTGTACACTTGGCATATAGCCCATATGTGTACACTTGGCAGTTAAGTTTTAGGAAATGTCATTTTCCATGGTTGGAATTGATGTAACTCAACAGGAAGATGAGTTTAACATGCTGGATAATCCTAATTAAAAGGAAAGTATTGCCTTGTTCGTTGAATATTGGGGGGGCTTTTACTTTTGGCTCTTAAGAGCCTAAAGTAAATCTAAAAGGTAGCAACCCCTTTAAGAGACATTGTTATCTTGTACCTCATGCCTTCATGTAAATGTTACTTCTCTGTTTTTGTTCTTTAACTTTAGCCATGTCTGTCATCAGGCAGACTTTATTTTTGTTCCCCCGGGATATGACACACAGCTGCACTTTGGATGCAATTTTTATCAATGCAGTGGGTGAGGCAATGGAGATAAAGAACATGCTGATTATATGAATACATTGATGAACACCACAGAAGCAAGCAAGAATTTGTACTCTGTGATTAGTAAATGTTGCAGCATGTACAAGCCATTAATTTAAAATCGCCTGAAGGTTTTAAACAACTTTTAGTCAAGTAGATTATTTATTAATACAGTagattaaatattttacaatttaggAAGCAACTTTAAATTGTAGGAGTCAAACAAAATGGTTTTAAAATTTGCCTATCGGCTAAGAAATGGCGGACCCATACATCCTGCCCCCTTCATTACTATAAACATAGCTCACTCATTCTCCTCCAACACCGTCCTCAGTCATCATAATCAACTCCTCCTTTCTGCATCATCATTACCCCATTCTTTCCTATTAACTTCTCACCACTGTGCTGCTCCtcagcagaaggctctgtgtaaGCTGAGTAATTGCCAAGTGTGCAGCATGACACAGCAGGAGGTGAAGGGCAAACATCAGCTGTGCTTTGTTGATTTACGAGTTTAATCGTCCCCTACAGAAAACtgcagattaaaaaaacaaaaaatctctGAGCAGtctgcatcatcatttatttatgttgcGGCACCAATTCAGCACTGTACAGTAAATGTTtgtcattcgcatcagtccctgtcccattggaaccTACAGTTTAAAGTCCTTAACACACATCCTCAGTTTCTAATGTTGTTGATTTTTGACAAGTCTGCACGAAGTTAACTATATGGGCAGTCTGGGCAGCTATGCATATTAAAGAGACAACCCATGTCATGAACATGCCCACTGTGCACCTGAGGAACTTCCTGTGACATAATCAAGCTGCCAGCTTTCAGTACAGTGGTTCCGAATGATCACATTACTTTTCTCAATGTTTACATTTATGTTAACTGTAGTTGGGCTTCAAAATGTTTATGTAACTACATAACTGCTACACTTAAAGGGTACAAGTTTCTCAGGACAGGTGCAATTAGAAGGCCCACTTGTGGCCATTGAGAAAAAGAGTAATAAGCGAGACTAACTACAAATCCATGTATATGACAGCTGTTTAGAGTGAGCAGGCACTGATATTTTTGCTTCTGGGGTTCGATTTTTACAATGGGAACCAGGCCATCAAAGAACCTCTTAAAAGAATTGTGTAAAACCATATGCAGGTAATATTAGGGCATCAAACCAGGTTAGTCAGAAATGAAAGAAGAACTCTGCTAGGACACCTTTGAGTAAACCTAATTTTGATATCAGAGTACTGCTGATCATCTATGAAGCAGAGAGACCGCAAGGATTTCAATTCTTGGCAGATACTTTACTGTCTCCAATAAAAGTCTACAGAGACTTGCGAGTAAAAACACATTATTCCAAATATTACAAGATACTGAGTCTAAAATTCAAAAAAATgttctaaaattattttaaaaaaacaatttagcCTATGTCCTTAGAACAAGTATTCTATAAGGCTGCTTACTGAGAAGTGACCTATAGTTCTATTTTTTGCATAAGTAGCTCTTTTGTATAGATAATATAGGTATTATTTTGTGAACTTTTTTGAAGATTTGACTAATTGAGTCTATCCTGTAACAATGATGCTaactaaacaaataataaaaggaAAACAATCACAAAGATATTCTGGTGCATTTCACTAGTTACTTCTTCTGGTCATCAGTTTTTATACACAGCAACGCATATGTAGATGTAAAACGAAGTATGTATAAAAGTTGCTTAACTCAAAAGAATGTTTTTCATGCGTTGATTTGTCTGTAGCTCAACTTGATTTTACTTTCTgagattttgttattttttttttcccctatgcCTCTCACAGGTGTTTTCCAGTCTGCTTACTCCATTCATTTTGAAGTGAAAGATCCGCTGAACAGCACTTGTATATCAGCTGATCTTTTCATTAATTTCACCGTTGAATATAAAGTTGCTGATAAACAGGTAATGTTTAGATTGTTTTAGTTCTGATAAAATCTTGAATTCATTTTAGAATTTAACCAATCAATGGCAAACTATAAAGAGCTCACATGTACATACTTTCTATGTGGGTTCTGCATTCTAACTTGAGAACTTTATATTTTGAATGATTTTACTGCTGTAAAACTCTAATTTGCATTAGGTTGAAGTCTGTTATAGAAATGATTGGTAGTCTGTCATACAGTGTGTTTAGAAATGTTGTTCTCCCAGGTACAACATACTCTTTGCAGGAGGAAGTACTGGCTTACTCGGGCAAGTTTGATCACAGTAGGAAAATCCCTCTGCACAATAGACTGGAAAAAGGAGAAGAACCAATATTGTCATTTGTTTCTACCAGGTGTATTGAATAGTGACCATAGCATGGTAACTGCTCACCTTTTAGTGGTGTGATAAAGCATTTCAATCCTTGTAAGTGTTCTGGTATTATTCAAAGTGTTTCTTAATAAAGTGACCATATAACATACAGATAAATACATATAGTGTAGATCAGTGAGGGGCAATGTACATATGTGGCCCTCCAGACTTCCAAAGGGCCACACAGAGGAAAGAGGGGAAGCACAGTGCACTCCTTTCTCCTCTGGGGATACCGCTttacctccctgcacagtgcagagGATGTCGTGGTGATGGCTCGGCAGGCAGCCTGTTGTCTACTGCTGGTGTAGATCATACTAAGCTTCTAAAGGACGAATGTAGGTTAGTATACTCCGCTAGTGACACTGAGAAACCGCCATTCAATGGACTTCTCACTCCGGAAGTTTCAGCTCTCGTGGTTGTATTGTAGTTGCAAGGATTGAAATGCTTTATTATCGCCAATAAATGGGGAGCACCCAGTATTATTTGCTCTTATTGTCTGTTCAGTACACATGGTAGACCAAAAAAAGGAGAGAACCAATAGTataatttatttctatttcactGAGGGATGTTCTTAGTTTGATCTACTATGGGGAAGGAAATTGGGGACCGCCTTCTTGGCTGCATGACAGGACAACATAAATTCTTGGTTCAGAGTATTGGTCACATCAGATTGAACTGGCGCTGGTCTGATCTGTTTTCAGGCCAGATTACAAAATTGCTAACTTTCAATTGAGCTCAATACTGCAATGGGCCTTTATGAAATGTAAGAATCGTGACTATGCACAGAAGGAAATGTGAGATAAAAATCTTGGCTATTGGCTCTGAAATGCATCTTATAAttgtcaagcactgtctaaaacttTGATGAGAGGGCAGACCTGGTGTAACTACACCAGCATAATGACCGTGCAGGTGGCATAGGTCTTCTAGAGCTATGACAAACGGCTGCATAAACTGGTTTGGCAGAGATAGAGACCATGGGAAATGGCAAGGTACAAGAGTGATCCGGATAATCGAATGTTTGTCTGGAATAGAACTGAAAGTTTAAAGTTTGGCCAGGAATAAACAGGGGATTGTCCAAAAAATGAACCACTCCTTTAAGAATAACTTGTGTTGGTTTACAACGTGTTAAGCAATATATAACCTTATTGTTTTGAAATAAAATTCTGATATATTTGTCTTCCAGGAGAAAGTTTCGTTCAGTTTACCCAATACTGCATCTACAGATGCGAGTAGCacctgtggcaaagaaaacgccacCGCACCACTTCTGGTCATCAAGTTTGGAAACAGCCACTCGCTCAGCATAAATTTTACAAAGTTACCATTACATTATCAAGTTGATGAACTGGTCTTTACTTATAATCTTTCAGACAAAGAACTTTTTCCTGGGGCAACTGAAAATGGTGAGTGtgtttatcattatttattatgtgAATTGCCCTTACCAGGCtataaagattttttaatacatattgtttTCTTTACTTTTCAGGGACAAAGGAAGTGTCATCAAAAAATACTGCAATAACTGCTGCTACCAACTATTCTTACAAGTGTGTCAATCCACACCTTGTCGCAATGGGAaatgtaaatgtaacattttataatgTTTCATTGGAAGCATATTTAAATAACAGAACCGTCAGTTTAAACGGTATGGCTAATTCAGTTTTCTGCAATTCAGCATCCAGTTAGAAAACTTTGGCGTTTTAGGCTTCTGTATGTGTGTTGTGATTGGTATAACAGATGTTACTCTCCGCTTGCACAGTTTACTATGTAGAAGAGCGTGGTCGTTTAAGCCTTTCCCACAATCCCATTATCTCCTCCCAAATCCCTCCTGTCAGTCTTGTTCACATGATGATCCTCTCGtaaaacaatattgtgcgagcctGGCCTTCCAAGAATTAGAGATTGTCGTTTTGTGTGTAGGGCTATATTGGAAGAATCGGAGAAAGGCAGAGAGCAGACAAAGGCAGATGTCATCAATTAGGGATACAATATTTTCTTGATCTTATAATCGCACAAACAGACCAATGCGTTCTCATGTAGTCGTTTTTCCTAGCAATAGTTTTTGCTGCATTTTCAAGCTAAATGTGCCTTGAAACAGGTGAACTAGCACATGAAACGATCATGTGGGCAGCTTTAATTTTTGATGAATGGGGGAAAGTAAAATGGTTTGATCTGAAACAGGtgcaaaatttttttttgttcctataactgctctttttcttggttttgttttgttttgtgcatAGCAGTACGTAGGTGTATATTGCCAAACACACTTATGCTTAACTTTTTTCTCTCCTCAACCAAGTTACTTTGCTATCGTTATAGTCTATTTATCCAAGCTCCAGAATACGACCCATCATTTAATGAGTGAAAATATTTAGTAGCCTCGCCACTCCATTCCCTTCTCCCaagttcatgttttttttttttttcctcaatcTGTTATGTGTTATGTATGGCAAAGTtttgaataaatgaaaaatataccaatttttttttttttttaattatctagaataaactgtatattaaaatatttctggTGAGCAAAGGAAATTGATTTAGCTGCTTATAATGTTTACCAAATCCAGGTTGACACATGGATTAATTAAGGAAATTTTAAGAGATGGGCACCAGTGGTTTGGTACCGCcatctaatcaattaaggagtacAAACTCTCCATTGTATGTATGTTGCCAGTCTAGCTTTACATTGGAGCTCTTGGAAGAAACGTTGCCCACTAGGAAACCATGATGTTGTGTTTTAACTGCAGAACATGTGtatttgtatctatctatctatttctaatttgctttttgttttctgtatagCTACTTCATGCAGTGAGGATACTCAGCCTACCTCTAGACCGACTACTCCTTCTACCACTGCTACGCCAACCACTGCACCAATAACCCCCAAAACacctgatatgggggattatagCGTTAATACATCATCTGGGGCAGCTTGCATTTTGGCCAAGATGGGTTTGCAGCTTAATGTTACCTACATAAAAAAAGATGACAAGGTATGTTTGTTTATACTTGCAGTATGTTTTTCAAAATATGGCTTGTTCTGCCTGTGAGGGGGAACGGTAAACATTTGTGTATGTCATTGGAGCATACTGTTGATGATGCAAATTTATAATTGTATGTTCACTTTCATTATTGCAGTGGGCTGCAGCAATTGTATTCTAAGCTTATGCATTCCTTTTAGCAGGTATACCTGATTAGTCAGTCTACCTGTTCATAGGACAAGAGGCCATATTGACTCTTATCTAATTTGCATGATAAGATGAGGGATGCCTGCATGAGTAGTACATTTTGAATGGGAAACCTAGTTCAGCAGAGGGTACAGCTATTTAATAAGATATACTAATGATATATAAACTCTGTACTTCAGCCATCACTGCCTGGAGAATTTTACAGCACACGTGGGGACACAAATGATGACTGTAGAAAGAAACtgctttaaagtaaaaaaaataatttgtggctTTAGTGTTCTAACTGAATGTGGGCACCCATTCAATCACGTAACAGGTCTTATTGCCACACCTCTCGGCAATAATTAGGAGAGGGGATTTCACTGGTCAGAGACTGTCCTCTGTTGTGTTAAGCATACTTGCAAGTAAAAGCCTTCAAAGATACGCTGTTGGGAGAGCCCAGTTGACCACCACTGCAGTTCAATAAAATGCCACATATCACTCTCTTTATATTTAACTTGTTCACACTACAGGAGTTTAACTATGCGTCCTGCTGTGTGGTGCATTTCAGCAACTGTCAGTGCAGTAATGTCATGCATGGTAACAGGGCGTTCTTGGGTCCAGTAAAACCCTTAACGTTGCTCTACACTCTGCCCCTACTACTGGAACATGTTAAATGTCAGTAGCATCTAATATAATGTTTCCCTATTTAAGCACATGCTGAATTTATtctaagaataaaatatattagttatTTCAATGGAAATTAATTTGGAATTTATTCCTAGTGGAAGTAACTTATGGAGAAAATATGAAAAGTGGTCTGATCTAAAGCTGTTAGTATAGGAAAATTGCCAATGTTTTATTAAACCTATCAATAAAGCACAACTTCAGCATAGTTACCTTTACATATGTCATAGGAGCAGAATTATAACAGGATGTTTGCTCGACAGGCCTCTCCACCAGTGCATTCATGTCGCTCTTCTCAGGTGTAAATAGCAGACTTTTGGGACTACATCTGCGCCTCTAAGGAGATCCACAAAACACATTGTTGATGAGGGGACAAGTTTGAGAATGAGTGCGTTAAATAGAACCCAGTCTGTGTACAGGGACAGTGGATTTGGAGGGGAGGTTGAACTGTTGTCTAGAAGTGTACATACACTGAATGTTTCACCATGATTTTTCTCTGCTACTGAATGTCATATTTATCCACTAACCACCACCATCACacgtctctctctgtcctatAATAAACGGTAGTGCAGCAATATGGACCACTGAATGCAGAGTGCTGCTCAGTGTAGAATAGTCGGCCAAGACAATATCAGAAAGCTGGTTACTATCTTTTAGAAACTTGGCGTTACTTTGTATGATTGGACTGTACAAACGCCACAGTCGGGAACATATGTACACACAGATATTTACACTGGTTCAATACAGGCAAACAATACATATACCCAGGAGTAGTAAACAGAAACGCAGATAAACCACTGTAGCTGACTATTGCCTTCTGATGAACATGATGTCCAATTATGATGCAACCGTCCTCATTTGGTTCATTATTGGGCGTGCCTGCTGTATCTGGTCGGAGGTGTGTATGTTCAAGTATCCTCTGACACCGACAGACACGCTTGATCTAGAACTGATTCAACTACTCGACTTCAGCGACTTGTGGCCACATAGCACCATAATCACCGTGTCATTTTGGTCACAGATGTAACCAAACTGGATGCTTAGTGCGTGGGCTGA is a genomic window of Mixophyes fleayi isolate aMixFle1 chromosome 2, aMixFle1.hap1, whole genome shotgun sequence containing:
- the LAMP1 gene encoding lysosome-associated membrane glycoprotein 1, with translation MKTMKITGQRGLVEAVLGLALLLGVFQSAYSIHFEVKDPLNSTCISADLFINFTVEYKVADKQEKVSFSLPNTASTDASSTCGKENATAPLLVIKFGNSHSLSINFTKLPLHYQVDELVFTYNLSDKELFPGATENGTKEVSSKNTAITAATNYSYKCVNPHLVAMGNVNVTFYNVSLEAYLNNRTVSLNATSCSEDTQPTSRPTTPSTTATPTTAPITPKTPDMGDYSVNTSSGAACILAKMGLQLNVTYIKKDDKEVSYEFNIDPKHVAVNGTCSNSSAVLILSSDIVYLLFNFTLNATASTFYLGQVFVNATVPDSKEPRFIVDSDKLSYLKTTTHKSYKCKSKQTLEIARNFSIDTYNLQIQAFDIDENKFGPAVECSEDQNGMLVPIVVGACLAGLVLIVLVAYLIGRKRSHAGYQTI